One genomic window of Candidatus Kuenenia stuttgartiensis includes the following:
- a CDS encoding transposase zinc-binding domain-containing protein, with amino-acid sequence MEIIQRQGWNIFKQIFFDHWDNFKKLFPRYDTTYYDEVVEKMLNCGDPEKMGLTEYLCFSCGRGKRVVPMSCKSSFCLRCSKVYVDNWISQISKMLHEGVIYRHIVLTVPSVLRRIFYNNSEKLLGAFMACGERCLDDFYIVKQIWFYKLSGNLAF; translated from the coding sequence ATGGAAATAATTCAGAGGCAAGGGTGGAATATATTCAAGCAGATATTTTTTGATCATTGGGATAATTTTAAGAAGTTGTTTCCCAGGTATGATACCACCTATTATGATGAAGTAGTGGAGAAGATGCTTAATTGTGGTGATCCAGAGAAGATGGGATTGACGGAATATTTGTGTTTTAGTTGTGGACGCGGTAAACGAGTAGTGCCGATGAGTTGTAAGAGCAGTTTTTGTTTAAGGTGTAGTAAAGTGTATGTAGATAATTGGATAAGTCAAATAAGCAAGATGTTACATGAGGGAGTAATCTACCGGCATATAGTATTAACGGTACCGTCGGTGTTGCGAAGAATATTTTATAACAATTCAGAGAAATTGTTAGGAGCATTCATGGCATGCGGGGAGAGATGTCTGGATGATTTTTATATAGTCAAACAAATCTGGTTTTATAAACTTAGCGGTAATTTGGCTTTTTGA